One stretch of Roseimicrobium sp. ORNL1 DNA includes these proteins:
- a CDS encoding MotA/TolQ/ExbB proton channel family protein encodes MMDAIQHALYVLSNALLLPTLLGILAMAAWTMLLLGGLVREWFTRPAIKRVLREARHLAKQAQAHGKLSGGVNDEALVHALRGCAFGLPARLMVLLERDAPGVPDYVKSLDDLEGDVAASLAQLSWLTRVAPMLGLMGTLIPLGPALTGLASGDVGVLSSHLVVAFTATVIGVLIGCCSFTMGLVRKHWYQHDMGELEYIFAHVIANPASNPTRTGTHS; translated from the coding sequence ATGATGGATGCCATTCAGCACGCACTTTATGTGCTCTCCAATGCCCTGCTGCTGCCCACACTGCTGGGCATCCTGGCCATGGCCGCGTGGACCATGCTGCTGCTGGGTGGCTTGGTGAGGGAGTGGTTCACCCGGCCAGCCATCAAGCGTGTGTTGCGTGAGGCTCGCCATCTCGCGAAGCAGGCACAGGCGCACGGAAAGTTGTCGGGAGGTGTGAATGACGAAGCGCTGGTCCATGCCTTGCGTGGGTGTGCCTTCGGTCTTCCTGCGCGGCTCATGGTGCTGCTGGAGCGCGATGCTCCCGGCGTGCCTGACTATGTGAAGAGTTTGGATGACCTGGAGGGAGACGTGGCTGCTTCGCTGGCACAGCTCTCCTGGCTCACGCGGGTGGCACCGATGCTGGGCCTGATGGGCACGCTCATCCCCCTGGGACCCGCGCTCACCGGGCTGGCCTCTGGAGATGTGGGGGTGCTCTCCAGCCATCTCGTGGTGGCGTTTACGGCCACGGTGATTGGCGTGCTCATTGGTTGTTGTTCCTTCACCATGGGGCTTGTGCGGAAGCACTGGTACCAGCATGACATGGGAGAGCTGGAGTACATCTTCGCCCACGTCATCGCGAACCCGGCTTCTAACCCCACGCGCACCGGCACCCACTCATGA
- a CDS encoding DUF2149 domain-containing protein has translation MRRKRRKWDEGSEDDPAAGLLNLFDVWIAFAVALLLAILSHEVMERSSAGTTATVIKNEGTPEMEIIKRDGMKIERFRASPESLGGDGERLGTAYRLKSGEVIYVPEKKSAGK, from the coding sequence ATGAGGCGGAAACGGAGAAAATGGGACGAAGGTTCCGAGGATGATCCCGCAGCGGGCCTGCTGAATCTCTTCGATGTGTGGATTGCCTTCGCCGTGGCACTCCTGCTGGCCATCCTGAGTCACGAAGTGATGGAGCGAAGTTCTGCTGGCACCACCGCCACCGTGATCAAGAACGAAGGCACACCCGAGATGGAAATCATCAAGCGGGATGGGATGAAGATTGAGCGCTTCCGCGCGAGTCCGGAATCCCTCGGCGGCGACGGCGAGCGCCTCGGCACCGCCTACCGGTTGAAATCCGGCGAGGTGATCTATGTGCCGGAGAAGAAGAGTGCGGGGAAGTGA
- a CDS encoding DUF4261 domain-containing protein, producing MNLEMVLCIPGPWADRKEFLQRVVAFEPKGRYLWAGMVLRDTKTQEQVPLEFCDADARMTESFKVAGQGKVPAETLDRIREHRSVVYLHFPLDLPDQLERVLKYSALLRDMGGIAVKVESCGKAHDWEPWFSLLTGSSFQKYTAVITLVADADHYYSCGMHHFGLPDSEVSRALPLTDAAHLMNVFNHFLLVDEPTLDTGHTFGIDDGAPRYRLTHHQDERHVPEGDDLFWNPYGVWRLDAV from the coding sequence ATGAATCTCGAAATGGTCCTCTGCATCCCCGGTCCGTGGGCGGACAGGAAGGAGTTTTTACAGCGGGTGGTCGCGTTTGAACCGAAGGGTCGCTACCTCTGGGCGGGCATGGTGCTCAGGGATACGAAGACTCAGGAACAGGTGCCCCTGGAGTTCTGTGACGCCGATGCGCGCATGACCGAATCGTTTAAGGTCGCGGGGCAGGGCAAGGTGCCGGCAGAAACGCTGGATCGCATTCGGGAGCACCGGAGTGTGGTGTACCTGCATTTCCCGCTCGACCTGCCTGACCAGCTGGAGCGCGTGTTGAAGTACAGTGCGTTGCTGCGCGACATGGGTGGCATCGCGGTGAAGGTGGAGAGCTGTGGGAAGGCTCACGACTGGGAGCCATGGTTCTCCCTGCTCACGGGCTCTTCGTTTCAGAAATACACGGCCGTCATCACACTGGTGGCGGACGCGGATCACTACTACTCCTGCGGCATGCACCACTTCGGCCTGCCGGATTCCGAGGTGTCTCGTGCGCTGCCGTTGACGGATGCCGCACACTTGATGAACGTCTTCAATCACTTCCTGTTGGTCGATGAACCAACGCTCGATACTGGGCACACCTTCGGTATTGATGACGGTGCGCCACGCTATCGGCTTACACATCACCAGGACGAGCGACATGTCCCCGAGGGGGATGACCTCTTCTGGAATCCATATGGTGTGTGGAGGCTGGATGCGGTGTGA
- a CDS encoding alpha/beta hydrolase, whose amino-acid sequence MLSQDDSLSKPAPIDRNRELLKTAREEIYKTVGGVNLPVYIWEPEASKAPPYPKSVIAFFYSSGWDNGQVSQFAPHCVYFASRGMLAMAFDYRVSAKHGSTPVDAMADARSAFRWLRLNAVELGISPGKIVGAGGSGGAHIAAAAAMVPGFDEAGEDLSIPCAPNALALFNPVLDTSKKGFGFDRFTTPDQAKRANLAGAIAAGLPPTLIFHGTHDRVVSFDSSFDFAKRMKKKKNICELVIYEGQGHGFFNFNVSFDIYQATLNVLDDFLVGQGFIEPDPDAGLGDVL is encoded by the coding sequence ATGCTTTCCCAAGATGACAGCCTGTCCAAGCCAGCTCCGATAGATCGGAATCGTGAGCTACTGAAGACCGCGCGCGAAGAGATCTACAAGACCGTGGGAGGAGTGAACCTCCCGGTGTACATCTGGGAACCGGAGGCCAGCAAGGCCCCTCCCTACCCGAAGAGCGTCATTGCCTTTTTCTACAGCAGCGGTTGGGACAATGGGCAGGTGAGCCAGTTTGCGCCTCATTGTGTGTACTTTGCGTCCCGTGGCATGCTGGCCATGGCCTTCGACTACCGCGTGAGCGCGAAGCACGGCTCCACCCCGGTGGATGCCATGGCGGATGCCCGCTCGGCCTTCCGCTGGCTGCGTCTGAATGCCGTGGAGCTGGGCATCAGCCCGGGGAAAATCGTCGGAGCCGGTGGCAGTGGCGGAGCGCACATCGCAGCTGCAGCCGCCATGGTGCCCGGATTTGATGAGGCGGGTGAGGACCTGTCCATCCCGTGTGCGCCGAACGCCCTCGCCCTGTTCAATCCGGTGCTGGACACCTCGAAGAAGGGTTTCGGCTTTGACCGTTTCACCACCCCGGACCAGGCGAAGCGCGCAAACCTCGCCGGGGCCATTGCTGCGGGATTGCCGCCCACCTTGATTTTCCACGGCACGCACGACCGCGTGGTGTCGTTTGACTCCTCCTTCGACTTCGCGAAGCGGATGAAAAAGAAGAAGAACATCTGCGAGCTGGTCATCTATGAGGGCCAGGGCCACGGGTTCTTCAATTTCAACGTGTCGTTCGATATCTACCAGGCCACGCTGAACGTCCTGGATGACTTCCTCGTTGGCCAGGGTTTCATCGAGCCCGACCCGGATGCAGGGCTGGGAGATGTGCTGTAA
- a CDS encoding M16 family metallopeptidase: MRFCLFAALCVSLLPITSRAEVWPQEVSDLKPDSKAVFGRLENGLRYIIYPNKFPVAGRASVRLYMDAGSLMEEDDQQGMAHFLEHMAFNGSKRFAAGTMVERFQRLGMGFGADTNAHTSFKETVYKLELPRVDEKMFTEAFDLFRDDLDGMLLGQEEIDKERGVILSEKLARDSVDTRTMEAGYKFSLPESLIPFRMPIGVEETLNKMARPRFADFYEKWYTPKRAVVVVVGDVDIPLVEGLIKKNFSDAKARRGESEDPSFGKVTKGRGLQAMLHTEMEAAATEISIEVPREASRANDSAGKRREKMIRTLADNMLNQRLSELAKAENSPILEGQAYNFDMFKFVESNGIYAKSKPEQWQAALSLAEQELRRAVQHGFTEAEFAEATSSFLKGVRLRAEQKDTRKNSDLADGFVRQLGSEQVITDPDADLKRVTADLAGIKAEDCHKSLQEVWKNPDVQVFIGGNLKLENAPETILAAFRESQKQEVKAPEQAKALEFAYTNFGEAGKIASRKEVKDLEITQAVFGNEVRANVKKTDFEKNGVRIMVTFGGGKLEVPKDKPGMIPFAQSVFPLAGLEKHSVDDLRRIFASKTVSTEFAINDDSFVLSGRTTPQDFEAQCQRLAANLVAPGWRDEAERQFKKNLDALYTAIDHTDEGVMQDKVEAFIRSGDARFGYPDRKVMDERSLAELKAWLTPALQNGYMEVSVVGDIDPDKALEVISKTFGALPKRQDKKPEFADARKIAFPKDVHNKDFSFVSEITRSWALAYWPTADMMDIKRTRRLILLGQILDDRLRLKIREELGETYSPMAHHLANDTFTDYGYMFAAATLKPDQVEKVKPMFKEIGANIEKGITADEFERAREPMLQQLIQTRRDNRYWLARTLMNCQAQPYRLDWSRSLMDDFSSIKKEDLEALAKQYLGEGQVLTVGLVPATKQIEARSE; this comes from the coding sequence ATGCGCTTCTGTCTATTTGCCGCCTTGTGCGTCTCCCTGTTACCCATCACTTCCCGGGCTGAAGTCTGGCCCCAAGAGGTCAGTGATCTCAAACCCGACTCCAAGGCCGTCTTCGGACGGCTTGAAAACGGTCTCCGCTACATTATCTACCCGAACAAGTTTCCCGTCGCCGGCCGCGCGAGCGTGCGCCTGTACATGGATGCGGGTTCGCTGATGGAAGAGGATGACCAGCAGGGCATGGCCCACTTCTTGGAGCACATGGCCTTCAATGGGTCCAAGCGCTTCGCGGCTGGCACCATGGTGGAGCGTTTCCAGCGCCTGGGCATGGGCTTCGGCGCGGATACGAATGCACACACCTCTTTCAAGGAGACGGTGTACAAACTCGAACTGCCCCGCGTGGACGAGAAGATGTTCACGGAGGCCTTTGACCTCTTCCGCGATGACCTGGACGGCATGCTGCTGGGCCAGGAGGAAATCGACAAGGAACGCGGCGTCATCCTAAGCGAAAAGCTCGCGCGCGACAGCGTGGACACCCGCACCATGGAGGCCGGGTACAAGTTCTCCCTGCCCGAGTCGCTCATTCCCTTCCGCATGCCCATCGGTGTCGAGGAGACACTGAACAAGATGGCCCGCCCGCGTTTCGCAGACTTCTATGAGAAGTGGTACACGCCGAAGCGTGCCGTGGTCGTCGTGGTGGGTGACGTGGACATTCCCCTGGTGGAAGGTCTCATCAAGAAGAACTTCAGCGATGCCAAGGCCCGCCGTGGGGAGTCGGAAGACCCCAGCTTCGGCAAGGTGACGAAGGGTCGTGGACTCCAGGCCATGCTGCACACCGAGATGGAAGCAGCCGCCACCGAGATCAGCATCGAAGTGCCGCGTGAAGCGAGCAGGGCGAACGACAGCGCCGGGAAGCGCCGTGAGAAGATGATCCGCACCCTGGCGGACAACATGCTGAACCAGCGCCTCAGCGAGCTGGCCAAGGCGGAGAACTCGCCCATCCTGGAAGGACAGGCCTACAACTTCGACATGTTCAAGTTCGTCGAGAGCAACGGCATCTATGCGAAGAGCAAGCCGGAGCAGTGGCAGGCCGCCCTCTCGCTGGCGGAGCAGGAGCTGCGCCGCGCGGTGCAGCATGGCTTCACCGAGGCTGAGTTCGCCGAGGCCACCAGTTCCTTCCTGAAGGGCGTGCGCCTGCGCGCTGAGCAGAAGGACACGCGCAAGAACAGCGACCTCGCGGATGGCTTTGTGCGCCAGCTCGGCAGCGAGCAGGTCATCACCGACCCGGATGCAGACCTCAAACGCGTGACGGCAGATCTCGCTGGCATCAAAGCGGAAGATTGTCATAAGTCCCTGCAGGAAGTCTGGAAGAATCCGGATGTGCAGGTCTTCATTGGTGGCAACCTGAAGCTCGAAAATGCTCCTGAGACGATCCTCGCTGCTTTCCGCGAAAGCCAGAAGCAGGAAGTGAAGGCACCGGAACAGGCGAAGGCACTGGAGTTCGCCTATACGAACTTCGGTGAAGCGGGCAAGATTGCCTCACGCAAGGAAGTGAAGGACCTGGAAATCACGCAGGCCGTCTTCGGCAACGAAGTGCGCGCGAATGTGAAGAAGACCGACTTCGAAAAGAACGGCGTGCGCATCATGGTGACCTTTGGTGGTGGCAAGCTGGAAGTGCCCAAGGACAAGCCGGGCATGATTCCCTTTGCCCAGAGCGTGTTCCCCCTGGCCGGTCTGGAGAAGCACAGCGTGGATGACCTGCGCCGTATCTTCGCCAGCAAGACGGTGAGCACGGAGTTTGCGATCAATGATGACTCCTTCGTTCTCTCCGGGCGCACTACGCCGCAGGACTTCGAGGCCCAGTGCCAGCGTCTCGCCGCGAACCTCGTTGCCCCCGGCTGGCGCGATGAAGCCGAGCGTCAGTTCAAGAAGAACCTCGACGCGCTCTACACTGCCATTGACCACACCGACGAAGGTGTGATGCAGGACAAGGTGGAAGCTTTCATCCGCAGTGGTGATGCCCGCTTCGGCTACCCCGACCGCAAGGTCATGGACGAGCGCAGCCTCGCCGAGCTCAAGGCCTGGCTCACGCCTGCGCTGCAGAATGGCTACATGGAAGTCTCCGTGGTGGGTGACATCGACCCGGACAAGGCACTTGAAGTCATTAGCAAGACTTTCGGTGCCCTGCCGAAGCGCCAGGACAAGAAGCCAGAGTTCGCGGATGCGCGGAAGATTGCCTTCCCCAAGGATGTGCATAACAAGGACTTCTCCTTTGTCTCGGAAATCACCCGCTCCTGGGCGCTGGCCTACTGGCCCACGGCGGATATGATGGACATCAAGCGCACGCGCAGGCTCATCCTGCTCGGCCAGATTCTGGATGACCGTCTGCGTCTGAAGATTCGCGAAGAGCTTGGCGAGACCTACAGCCCCATGGCCCACCACCTGGCGAATGATACCTTCACCGACTACGGCTACATGTTTGCCGCTGCCACCTTGAAGCCTGACCAGGTGGAGAAGGTGAAGCCCATGTTCAAGGAAATCGGTGCCAACATCGAGAAGGGCATCACGGCTGATGAATTCGAGCGCGCGCGTGAGCCGATGCTCCAGCAGCTCATCCAGACCCGCCGTGATAATCGCTATTGGCTCGCCCGTACGCTGATGAACTGCCAGGCACAGCCCTATCGCCTCGACTGGTCCCGCTCGCTGATGGATGACTTCTCCAGCATCAAGAAGGAAGACCTCGAAGCGCTGGCCAAGCAGTACCTCGGCGAAGGCCAGGTGCTCACCGTCGGCCTCGTGCCCGCCACGAAGCAAATCGAGGCAAGGTCAGAATAG
- a CDS encoding ABC transporter substrate-binding protein translates to MPPILSTGFVPSLEAMPLLAHTKGNEAWRMLPCPSYGRIIRQLLTGELAAGLLPWELGITELVNKPAQKGVWSVPMVLHACPTELVLTSKAAKLAQPPKAANKKGETKRLVFGIEGRCSLTRYQILTWQLHVAKKHLDPPAFKVLPMELMRKGLEAGTLDGMVAPTPWGMQAQVEGNGKLDPRFEPGKYAQQLVIFCRRELVAEHEEEFALLPLALAGMHKRLEDDAEFLKVADQMARMGAPRCDASVLLQAAKRHLAGVEQKDFQPDKEWLATELQLLAERVPLGEGVFNAEELGAALAPQCLAA, encoded by the coding sequence GTGCCCCCCATTCTTTCCACTGGATTCGTCCCATCCCTCGAAGCCATGCCGCTGCTTGCCCACACGAAGGGCAACGAGGCCTGGCGCATGCTGCCGTGTCCCAGTTACGGACGCATCATCCGCCAGCTGCTCACGGGAGAGCTGGCTGCTGGCCTGCTGCCTTGGGAACTGGGCATCACGGAGCTTGTGAACAAGCCAGCGCAGAAGGGCGTGTGGAGTGTGCCCATGGTGCTGCACGCCTGTCCCACAGAGCTGGTGCTCACGAGCAAGGCTGCAAAGCTGGCACAGCCCCCGAAGGCGGCAAACAAGAAGGGAGAAACCAAGCGCCTGGTGTTTGGCATCGAGGGACGATGCTCCCTCACGCGCTACCAGATTCTCACGTGGCAGCTTCATGTGGCGAAGAAACATCTGGACCCTCCCGCCTTCAAGGTGCTGCCCATGGAACTCATGCGCAAGGGGCTCGAAGCGGGCACGCTGGATGGCATGGTGGCACCTACTCCCTGGGGCATGCAGGCGCAGGTGGAGGGGAATGGGAAACTTGATCCACGATTTGAGCCCGGGAAGTATGCCCAGCAGTTGGTTATCTTCTGCAGAAGGGAACTCGTGGCCGAACACGAGGAAGAGTTCGCCTTGCTGCCACTCGCGCTGGCTGGCATGCACAAGCGCTTGGAGGATGATGCGGAATTCCTGAAGGTCGCGGATCAAATGGCACGCATGGGTGCGCCGCGCTGTGATGCTTCTGTCTTGCTGCAAGCAGCGAAGCGTCATCTCGCGGGAGTAGAACAAAAGGATTTTCAACCCGACAAGGAGTGGCTCGCGACAGAATTGCAACTCCTCGCCGAACGCGTGCCGCTGGGCGAGGGTGTGTTCAATGCCGAGGAACTCGGGGCTGCATTGGCGCCGCAATGTTTGGCAGCCTGA
- a CDS encoding LysR family transcriptional regulator, protein MITPANTTLIQTEPGAIDSRRLQMFLAAAQTSSFAAAAERLSLTPSAVSHAIKALEEEFDCNLFKRHGPRVTLTRAGIRLMPLAEELLTRMARLRQEVTTIQGNPRSLRVMMPECFASSMLPKVLPDFMECFPLALFEIVPGDTDDDSAVEALLAGELDLLISYHARPGRDVVRRDLFHEPLSLYVAPFHSLARKAPFELSMLEHHPLALANGALVKLAKERLFSGDFGKTRVWQMPSVESARELARVGQAVALLPLRLAAKAVSQGHLMPLSSAGVSAQWSCAIHWSGRVELSWAAEVFVSLVAMVAQEGDEGGAGA, encoded by the coding sequence ATGATCACTCCCGCGAACACGACTTTGATTCAAACTGAGCCCGGAGCCATCGATTCACGGCGGCTGCAGATGTTTCTCGCGGCAGCGCAGACTTCCAGCTTCGCGGCGGCTGCAGAGCGGTTGAGTCTCACGCCCTCTGCCGTGAGTCATGCCATCAAGGCGCTGGAGGAAGAGTTTGATTGCAATCTCTTCAAGCGTCACGGCCCTCGCGTCACGCTTACGCGTGCTGGCATCCGTCTCATGCCACTCGCGGAAGAGCTGCTTACACGCATGGCGCGCCTGCGTCAGGAAGTGACCACCATCCAGGGGAACCCACGTTCCCTGCGCGTGATGATGCCGGAGTGCTTTGCCTCTTCCATGCTGCCCAAGGTGCTGCCTGATTTCATGGAGTGCTTTCCTCTCGCGCTCTTCGAAATCGTGCCGGGAGACACGGATGATGACAGTGCCGTGGAAGCACTGCTCGCCGGTGAACTCGATCTGCTGATCTCATATCATGCTCGACCGGGTCGCGATGTGGTGCGGCGAGATCTCTTTCATGAGCCGCTCTCGCTCTATGTCGCGCCCTTCCATTCTCTCGCGCGGAAGGCGCCGTTTGAACTGAGCATGCTGGAGCATCACCCGCTCGCGCTGGCCAACGGAGCGCTGGTGAAGCTGGCAAAGGAGCGGCTCTTCAGTGGTGATTTTGGAAAGACACGTGTCTGGCAAATGCCAAGTGTGGAGAGTGCGCGCGAACTGGCTCGCGTGGGCCAGGCCGTGGCGCTGCTGCCATTGCGTCTTGCAGCGAAGGCAGTCAGCCAGGGACATCTCATGCCGCTGAGCAGCGCGGGCGTGAGCGCGCAGTGGTCATGCGCCATTCATTGGTCTGGCCGCGTGGAGCTGAGCTGGGCGGCGGAGGTGTTTGTGAGTCTCGTGGCAATGGTGGCGCAGGAGGGGGATGAGGGGGGCGCGGGAGCGTGA
- the urtA gene encoding urea ABC transporter substrate-binding protein — MAALLAITGLTAQAKPPTSEVNTTGLAVTDDTVTVGQLHSATGTMAISETGSIQAEQLAIDQINAAGGVLGRQIKVIKEDGASDWPTFAEKAKKLLVSDKVGTVFGCWTSASRKAVLPVFEKENGMLYYPTFYEGLEQSKNVIYTGQEATQQILAGLDWIVKEKKAKTFYLIGSDYIWPRTSAKIARKHIENVIKGTVVGEEYYALGHTQFGSLINKIKLKKPDVIYAIVVGGSNVSFYKQLKAAGITSAKQTLLTISVTEDEVLGIGGENLVGFYSAMKYFQSLDNDNNKTFVKAFKEKYGANSVIGDVTQAGYLGPWLWKAAVEKANSFDIDKIAAASPDLELKTAPEGYVKVHPNHHLWSKLRIGQWQDDGQAKVLYESELIEPDPFPKGYQ; from the coding sequence ATGGCCGCGCTGCTTGCCATCACAGGGCTTACAGCCCAGGCCAAGCCACCCACCTCTGAAGTGAATACCACCGGCCTCGCGGTGACGGATGATACGGTGACGGTTGGTCAGCTCCACTCTGCCACGGGAACCATGGCCATCAGCGAGACGGGTTCCATCCAGGCGGAGCAGCTCGCGATTGACCAGATCAATGCTGCTGGTGGCGTGTTGGGTAGACAGATCAAGGTCATCAAGGAGGACGGCGCCAGTGACTGGCCCACCTTCGCTGAAAAGGCGAAGAAGCTCCTCGTGAGTGACAAGGTCGGTACCGTCTTCGGCTGCTGGACATCCGCATCACGCAAGGCCGTGCTGCCCGTCTTCGAGAAGGAGAACGGCATGCTCTACTACCCGACCTTCTATGAAGGCCTGGAGCAGTCCAAGAACGTGATCTACACCGGGCAGGAAGCCACGCAGCAGATCCTTGCCGGTCTCGACTGGATCGTGAAGGAGAAGAAGGCCAAGACCTTCTACCTCATCGGCTCGGACTACATCTGGCCGCGTACCTCTGCGAAGATTGCCCGCAAGCACATTGAGAATGTGATCAAGGGCACCGTCGTGGGTGAGGAATACTACGCGCTCGGTCACACGCAGTTCGGCTCCCTGATCAACAAGATCAAGCTCAAGAAGCCGGACGTGATCTACGCCATCGTCGTGGGTGGCTCGAACGTGTCCTTCTACAAGCAGCTCAAGGCCGCGGGCATCACCAGCGCCAAGCAGACACTCCTCACCATCTCGGTGACTGAGGACGAAGTGCTCGGCATCGGCGGTGAAAACCTCGTCGGCTTCTACTCTGCTATGAAGTACTTCCAGAGCCTCGACAACGATAACAACAAGACCTTCGTGAAGGCCTTCAAGGAGAAGTACGGCGCCAACAGCGTGATCGGTGACGTGACGCAGGCGGGCTACCTCGGACCCTGGCTGTGGAAGGCCGCGGTGGAGAAGGCCAACAGCTTCGACATCGACAAGATTGCAGCCGCCTCACCAGACCTTGAGCTCAAGACGGCTCCTGAAGGTTACGTGAAGGTCCACCCCAACCACCACCTGTGGAGCAAGCTCCGCATCGGCCAGTGGCAGGATGATGGCCAGGCGAAGGTTCTCTACGAATCCGAGCTCATTGAGCCCGATCCGTTCCCCAAGGGTTATCAATAA
- the urtB gene encoding urea ABC transporter permease subunit UrtB — protein sequence MEYSWEDLQNIFLMQGFAGISLFSVLLLMGLGLAVIFGQMGVINMAHGEFMALGAYTVYLCSTLTHEYAPSFGPYYFVAAIFIAFFICAIVGALVEWGLIRHLYHRPLDTLLATWGLSLIMQQGFRSIFGAREVTPTLPEWLMGSYSPKEGLDIPINGMFVLGLAIAVSMGLLLFMFKSSFGLRLRATVQNRKMSAAVGINTERVDRLAFALGCGIAGIAGAAFTTIGSTGPDSGSRYIVDAFLVVVFGGAASLMGSLASAFGIAQAQSILEFFLEGTKGKVATLLVIVIALMFRPQGLFPSKVRAH from the coding sequence ATGGAATATAGTTGGGAAGACCTACAAAACATTTTCCTCATGCAGGGCTTCGCAGGCATCAGCCTGTTCAGCGTGCTGCTCCTCATGGGCCTCGGCCTGGCTGTGATCTTCGGCCAGATGGGCGTCATCAATATGGCACACGGCGAGTTCATGGCGCTCGGTGCCTACACCGTGTACCTCTGCTCCACGCTCACACACGAGTACGCTCCTTCCTTCGGTCCCTACTATTTCGTTGCTGCCATCTTCATCGCCTTCTTCATCTGCGCCATCGTGGGCGCATTGGTCGAGTGGGGCTTGATACGACATCTCTATCATCGACCTCTTGATACCTTGCTCGCTACCTGGGGCCTGAGCCTCATCATGCAGCAGGGATTCCGCTCCATCTTCGGAGCGCGTGAAGTGACTCCCACATTGCCTGAGTGGCTCATGGGTTCCTACTCACCGAAAGAAGGTCTCGATATTCCCATCAACGGCATGTTCGTGCTGGGGCTCGCCATTGCAGTCTCCATGGGACTGTTGCTCTTCATGTTCAAGTCCTCCTTCGGTCTGCGCCTCCGAGCAACGGTGCAGAATCGCAAGATGAGCGCTGCCGTCGGCATCAATACCGAGCGTGTGGACCGTCTCGCATTTGCACTCGGTTGCGGTATTGCAGGCATCGCAGGTGCGGCCTTCACCACCATCGGCTCCACCGGTCCGGACAGCGGCAGCCGCTACATTGTGGATGCCTTCCTCGTGGTCGTCTTCGGTGGTGCCGCCAGCCTCATGGGCTCGCTTGCCTCTGCCTTTGGCATCGCCCAGGCGCAGTCGATTCTCGAGTTCTTCCTGGAGGGCACGAAGGGCAAGGTCGCCACGCTGCTGGTCATCGTCATCGCGCTGATGTTCCGTCCGCAGGGTCTCTTCCCAAGCAAGGTCCGCGCACACTGA
- the urtC gene encoding urea ABC transporter permease subunit UrtC has translation MTAAFRTLFKNRGEAVAFALFAALILVVLPLVLPIFRLNLVGKYLTFGFVAIGLVLLWGRCGILSLGQGVFFGLGGYAMAMFLKLEASDPQSTAIQSTPGIPDFMDWNQLTALPWFWEPFKSFTFTTFAVFLLPGIIAFVIGWAMFRRRVGGVYFAIITQAIALIMSLGIDGNQGYTGGRNGITDLRTLMGWDIRSTGAQYTLYFVCVALLILAALFAKYIINTRTGRVLMAIRDREERVRFSGYNVAIFRTFVFTIAAMLAGLGGALFVLQVGFMSPSIIGIVPSIEMVIFTAVGGRLSVIGAILGCLIVNFGKTAFSEAYPDAWLYLMGGTFIAVVMFFPDGLAGILDKSKGAKEKLIALGGKTAGLIRGLKAKTTPATAGAAPAVTTDIPNRAD, from the coding sequence ATGACTGCTGCGTTTCGAACCCTGTTTAAAAATCGAGGAGAGGCCGTTGCCTTCGCGCTCTTTGCGGCCCTCATTTTGGTTGTCCTTCCGCTGGTGCTTCCCATCTTCCGCCTGAACCTGGTCGGCAAGTACCTGACCTTTGGCTTCGTCGCCATCGGCCTCGTCCTGCTGTGGGGCCGCTGCGGGATTCTGAGCCTGGGCCAGGGCGTATTCTTCGGTCTCGGAGGATACGCCATGGCCATGTTCCTGAAGCTGGAGGCGTCTGACCCGCAGAGCACGGCGATTCAGAGCACGCCGGGCATCCCTGACTTCATGGACTGGAACCAACTCACCGCGCTGCCGTGGTTCTGGGAGCCCTTCAAGAGTTTTACCTTCACCACCTTTGCGGTCTTCCTGCTGCCAGGCATCATCGCCTTCGTCATCGGCTGGGCCATGTTCCGCAGAAGGGTGGGGGGCGTGTACTTCGCCATCATCACCCAGGCCATCGCGCTCATTATGTCGCTCGGCATTGATGGAAACCAGGGCTACACCGGGGGAAGAAACGGCATCACGGACTTGAGGACGCTGATGGGCTGGGACATCCGGTCCACGGGCGCGCAGTACACCCTCTACTTCGTCTGCGTGGCGCTGCTTATCCTCGCCGCACTCTTCGCCAAGTACATCATCAACACCCGCACAGGTCGTGTGCTCATGGCCATTCGCGACCGTGAGGAGCGTGTGCGCTTCTCGGGATACAACGTAGCCATCTTCCGCACGTTCGTATTCACGATTGCGGCCATGCTCGCCGGCTTGGGCGGTGCGCTCTTCGTCCTGCAGGTGGGCTTCATGTCCCCCTCCATCATCGGCATCGTGCCTTCGATTGAGATGGTCATCTTCACCGCGGTGGGCGGCAGGCTTTCCGTGATTGGCGCCATCCTCGGGTGCTTGATTGTGAACTTCGGCAAGACGGCCTTCTCGGAGGCTTATCCCGATGCCTGGCTCTACCTCATGGGTGGCACCTTCATCGCGGTAGTGATGTTCTTCCCGGATGGACTGGCGGGCATTCTCGACAAGTCCAAAGGGGCCAAGGAAAAGCTCATCGCACTCGGTGGCAAGACCGCCGGACTCATCCGCGGTCTGAAAGCGAAGACTACTCCCGCCACCGCTGGCGCTGCTCCTGCAGTCACCACTGACATCCCCAACCGCGCAGATTGA